One Thermococcus eurythermalis DNA segment encodes these proteins:
- a CDS encoding radical SAM/SPASM domain-containing protein, with amino-acid sequence MNTKEMYLKLQELVDSKVFYWRKENGRGLILHKINNKKDTKGFEVYTDMGTIALLELVKLHVLVKLHVPYEQLVAIMENTFGMSSEEAESVLHERLHKLLEFNTKIISPYPLGHPYSYSAPHLAAVEITTHCNLSCNYCYANSGPHSQMYMNLEQIKHVFDELEVMEIPILWITGGEPLLHPEIEKILKEAQNRGFYVIVATNGTPLYKNERLLSIVKNYVDEIQIDLDGARKETHEFYRGPGTYEKVIWSIKNLTKDKDKHRTMVAVGTTLGKRNLNEIPEIIRLVDSLGADYWVYGALIPIGRGKFIQWEGLSPEDLVKAYKLILNGSKFAKNVTVLKSLAGVTPLNPPLSKPTARCGAVNFQIQIHTNGDVYPCVFLREKRFKLGNIFQQSLRDILSSPLAEYFRVGIDNPEQDKYNLVDPKCRNCILYQKGYCNTFCKAIPRDKYCTRDIAGSPLNEMYISLSGGRKL; translated from the coding sequence ATGAACACTAAAGAAATGTACCTTAAACTCCAGGAGCTTGTTGATTCGAAGGTCTTCTACTGGAGAAAAGAAAATGGTAGAGGCTTGATATTGCATAAAATCAACAACAAAAAGGATACAAAAGGATTCGAGGTCTATACTGACATGGGAACTATAGCACTACTAGAGCTTGTAAAATTACATGTTCTTGTAAAATTACATGTTCCATATGAACAACTTGTAGCCATTATGGAGAACACATTTGGTATGAGTTCAGAAGAAGCGGAATCTGTTCTTCATGAACGCCTGCATAAACTTCTGGAGTTCAATACTAAAATCATATCCCCATACCCTCTGGGGCACCCCTACTCATACTCAGCCCCCCATCTTGCAGCTGTGGAGATAACAACCCATTGTAACTTAAGCTGTAATTATTGTTACGCAAATTCTGGCCCACATTCTCAAATGTATATGAACCTAGAACAAATTAAACATGTATTTGATGAGCTTGAAGTCATGGAAATACCAATCCTTTGGATTACCGGAGGTGAGCCCCTTCTTCATCCAGAAATTGAGAAAATACTCAAAGAGGCTCAGAATAGAGGTTTTTACGTCATTGTGGCTACTAACGGGACTCCTCTTTATAAGAATGAAAGATTGCTGTCTATAGTCAAAAACTATGTCGATGAAATTCAAATTGATTTAGACGGTGCAAGGAAAGAAACTCATGAATTCTATCGAGGACCTGGAACATATGAAAAAGTAATATGGTCTATTAAGAATTTAACAAAAGACAAAGATAAGCACAGAACAATGGTTGCTGTTGGCACAACTCTTGGTAAACGAAACTTAAATGAGATACCCGAGATAATTAGATTAGTAGATTCACTTGGAGCTGATTATTGGGTTTATGGTGCACTAATTCCAATAGGCAGAGGAAAGTTTATCCAGTGGGAGGGACTTTCCCCGGAGGATCTAGTAAAAGCATATAAATTGATACTCAACGGCTCCAAGTTCGCAAAGAATGTCACAGTATTAAAATCTTTAGCAGGAGTAACCCCCCTAAATCCTCCATTAAGCAAACCAACGGCCCGTTGTGGTGCGGTTAACTTTCAAATTCAAATCCATACCAATGGGGATGTGTATCCCTGTGTATTTCTCAGAGAAAAAAGATTCAAATTGGGTAATATATTCCAACAGTCTTTAAGGGATATATTATCCTCACCGTTAGCAGAGTACTTTAGAGTGGGAATAGACAATCCAGAGCAAGATAAGTATAACTTGGTTGATCCAAAATGTCGCAACTGCATTCTGTATCAGAAAGGATACTGTAACACATTTTGCAAAGCTATTCCCAGAGATAAGTATTGCACTAGAGACATAGCTGGCTCCCCCTTGAATGAGATGTACATCTCATTGAGTGGGGGCAGAAAACTATGA
- a CDS encoding DUF1931 family protein, which yields MAEMIIPYPQLQKILERTCELAVIKPRAEEMMEIVEKKLADLFEVAYENAKAERSSTIKMRHIPITKGFKNSLNLFRAVIEDEKVEIEPIRKYVLKKIPGDIPLEEDVVNELPIIAGTLFVLVGRVIKALHPEIKNVYPEHIEEAKKVLDYTL from the coding sequence ATGGCAGAGATGATAATACCCTATCCACAGCTCCAGAAGATTCTGGAGAGAACCTGCGAGCTCGCGGTCATCAAGCCGAGAGCGGAGGAGATGATGGAGATAGTCGAGAAGAAGCTCGCTGACCTCTTCGAGGTCGCCTACGAGAACGCCAAGGCCGAGCGCTCCAGCACGATAAAGATGCGCCACATACCGATTACCAAGGGCTTCAAGAACAGCCTGAACCTCTTTAGAGCGGTCATCGAGGACGAGAAGGTCGAGATTGAGCCCATCAGGAAGTACGTCCTCAAAAAGATACCGGGCGACATTCCGCTCGAGGAGGACGTCGTCAACGAGCTCCCGATTATCGCGGGAACCCTCTTCGTGCTCGTTGGAAGGGTCATCAAAGCCCTCCACCCCGAGATTAAGAACGTCTACCCCGAGCACATCGAGGAGGCCAAGAAGGTTCTGGATTATACGCTCTGA
- a CDS encoding DEAD/DEAH box helicase, translated as MKVAVIMNRVSLTLHPSEIAKYFELDKCPRYIYWLSKKEELKSELSQLDEKIQNKLKGKIDEILREQGENFELAQLNILSQMTGIPENDIIKSEKKFANLIWYILNPQFYKEKQRIFFQPHIESQIGIYKLEGKADIILVRHLPHKVEIWIFEAKFTNQEKFHHRIQAVAYAMLIYNAVRTSIKNRDINVYVAVLTKKNNLNSAYDCLEKRGFSEEIRPNADILNELREQGCLKALKFPEETRTYIEILKQHLKKDGTFSKLIEGKEIPRFWISKRCQNCPYEALCIKEAVEERSLGLLGILPGDQELLEEMDIKTLEDLANLYDYPEKLSPKNFEPLKPKDSEKVNAILKRLNITNLQKLSQGAYRLLREINRRAGEPDYFPDWLQGSGFNLPKDTYREDDIITPNYPSGSLIRTYIFVQHDPIYDRIAILSAVVENTLSNKQKVIVKIIQEFSEDEDKMDVFERQLLDEFFEELFRAIKEVKPQELNLDEFFKNREPDKKPWKSPEESQKYGYVHLYFYSRFQRDSLMDAIKRHSNKLKYYKGIRWILGLRSAIDFKPREQDTVSIIQEDIKRRKALRFPGLGIIVTTAQHRIPGRGDDLWFRWDSSLTSRFENIFKIAAKKEIREDQSVHINLNRLIVASGLEFSGEIYPVINRDLEQIPLEHLWKDIKDEKGRFKLAELAKYFALALRHLERSVPEWYKDATVRKEPIPIDDLEDQGFEEIPLAEVLMEYQKLEHHTKKELMEEYYRLPLKERCSTGKSLLIKIESIERPDNDTTIIHGYALLPDGQRWDLESAPPISLSEDSFVVVTPVIEENGGFRQITKYKDPKSIQYSIPATIQFFDESSGKVSIRLLQPFGIENYEFVVEGHLYVEENKVRRLGNGDITLQPEGYLVIDETIDDINSSRAYDTLNTLRENAGTHPFYSKLDSLYKSQRITQDKIDLMKIKPPWTKNDIEEFVNTFLIEKVNDEQRSFILNWDKSLVTLQGPPGTGKTSWAVSPAILSRVYSSLKQGHDILVLVTGISHRAVNEALTSFLRLFSSLKGEFEGKNINIYRLVNSSEQRDKIQKDVKNEKNKLPEELLSKVKFLNYNKDSIPFSSPKKGNKSLTELIQQPQAFIIFGTTGAISGLSNKKLPNRDKINIAADLIVIDEASMMDLPMFLLATSFLKENGQVLLVGDHRQMQPIQQHDWEHEDRETIEQHTPFLSAINFIRFLRGELSESEREDFKRVLYRNPPLWKDNNLKKDILPFHRLNETYRLPQIVADMLTDLFYIHDNIKLKSKKHEIEKLKEKSEKFKEGLLKHIERLRDNHDTIPIASIIDPEYPVTLVLHDENRSTKVNEVEKIIISEIVKKLPKEYTSEDKLGIVVPFKAQRAQIKSLLRELGLEHVQVDTVERFQGGEKDIIIISLTASDPSYISAVLEFLFNPNRLNVAMSRMKEKLILIGSQEVFNATTKDIQKFEELIEPWRTLFRKIRAYGEKLWSGTLEEFVGELDTSADIYQRILNKYKAINMEVFGINEWPKSP; from the coding sequence ATGAAGGTGGCAGTTATTATGAATAGAGTAAGCTTAACGCTACATCCAAGTGAGATTGCCAAATATTTTGAGCTTGATAAATGTCCGAGATATATTTACTGGCTGAGTAAGAAAGAGGAACTTAAAAGTGAGCTTTCTCAGTTAGACGAAAAGATACAAAACAAATTAAAAGGAAAAATTGACGAGATATTGAGAGAACAGGGAGAAAACTTCGAATTAGCACAATTGAATATCTTGAGTCAAATGACTGGTATTCCTGAAAATGACATAATTAAGTCTGAGAAAAAATTTGCAAACTTAATCTGGTATATATTGAATCCTCAGTTCTACAAAGAGAAGCAACGTATTTTCTTCCAGCCACACATAGAGAGTCAAATTGGAATATACAAACTTGAAGGCAAGGCCGATATCATCTTAGTAAGGCATTTGCCCCACAAGGTCGAAATCTGGATTTTTGAAGCAAAGTTTACCAATCAAGAAAAGTTCCATCATAGAATCCAAGCAGTAGCATATGCAATGTTAATTTACAATGCAGTCAGGACTTCAATAAAAAATCGGGACATTAATGTCTATGTTGCAGTTCTCACAAAAAAGAACAATCTCAACTCTGCATACGATTGTTTGGAAAAACGTGGATTTTCAGAAGAAATTAGACCAAATGCTGATATTTTAAATGAACTCCGAGAACAAGGCTGCCTAAAAGCTCTTAAATTTCCCGAAGAAACGAGAACATATATTGAGATTTTAAAACAACACCTAAAAAAAGATGGGACATTTAGTAAACTAATAGAAGGGAAAGAAATCCCAAGGTTTTGGATCAGTAAGAGATGTCAAAATTGCCCATATGAAGCCCTGTGTATCAAAGAAGCTGTGGAAGAACGGAGTCTAGGATTATTGGGTATCCTGCCTGGAGACCAAGAGCTTCTTGAAGAAATGGATATTAAAACATTAGAGGACTTAGCGAATCTATATGACTATCCGGAAAAATTAAGCCCAAAAAATTTTGAACCTCTTAAACCTAAGGATAGCGAAAAAGTAAATGCTATCTTAAAACGCCTGAACATAACAAACCTCCAGAAACTTTCCCAAGGTGCATACAGGCTTCTAAGGGAGATAAATCGCAGAGCTGGAGAGCCAGATTACTTTCCAGACTGGCTACAAGGTTCCGGATTTAACTTACCTAAAGACACTTACAGAGAAGATGATATTATAACCCCTAACTATCCATCAGGATCCCTTATTCGGACGTATATATTTGTCCAGCATGACCCGATTTACGACAGAATAGCAATCTTGAGTGCAGTCGTGGAAAACACTCTCTCCAATAAGCAGAAAGTGATTGTCAAGATTATTCAAGAGTTCTCTGAAGATGAAGATAAAATGGACGTGTTCGAAAGACAGCTACTTGATGAGTTCTTTGAAGAACTGTTCCGAGCAATAAAAGAAGTAAAACCACAGGAATTGAACCTTGATGAATTCTTTAAGAATAGAGAACCCGATAAGAAGCCTTGGAAATCCCCTGAAGAATCCCAAAAATATGGTTATGTACACCTCTATTTTTATAGCAGATTCCAAAGGGATTCACTAATGGACGCTATAAAGCGGCATTCTAACAAGCTAAAATACTATAAGGGAATTAGATGGATACTTGGATTAAGATCGGCTATTGATTTTAAGCCCCGTGAGCAAGACACGGTTTCTATAATACAAGAGGATATAAAACGAAGAAAAGCTTTAAGGTTTCCCGGACTCGGCATAATTGTTACAACTGCCCAACACCGTATTCCAGGTCGTGGAGACGATTTATGGTTCCGGTGGGACAGCTCCCTAACGAGTAGATTCGAAAACATCTTCAAGATTGCCGCAAAGAAAGAAATTAGAGAAGATCAAAGTGTGCATATAAATCTAAATCGGTTGATTGTTGCTAGTGGATTAGAGTTCTCGGGTGAGATTTATCCAGTTATTAACCGAGACTTAGAGCAAATACCATTAGAACATCTGTGGAAAGACATCAAGGATGAAAAAGGTCGGTTTAAATTAGCCGAACTTGCAAAATATTTTGCACTTGCACTCCGACATCTAGAGAGGAGCGTTCCTGAATGGTACAAAGATGCCACCGTGAGAAAGGAACCAATCCCGATAGATGATTTAGAAGACCAAGGATTTGAGGAAATACCCCTTGCGGAGGTGTTGATGGAGTATCAGAAGCTAGAGCATCATACTAAAAAAGAGCTTATGGAAGAATACTACAGACTCCCGCTTAAAGAACGCTGCAGTACTGGGAAGTCTCTCCTAATTAAAATCGAATCAATAGAAAGACCAGATAATGATACCACAATAATACACGGTTATGCACTCCTCCCTGATGGGCAAAGATGGGACTTGGAGAGTGCCCCACCAATTTCTCTTTCTGAAGACTCCTTTGTTGTTGTTACTCCAGTAATTGAAGAAAATGGCGGATTTAGACAGATAACAAAGTATAAGGATCCCAAATCAATACAGTACTCAATACCTGCAACTATTCAATTCTTTGATGAAAGTTCTGGTAAAGTATCTATAAGACTGCTACAACCATTCGGTATTGAGAACTATGAATTTGTTGTAGAGGGGCATTTATATGTGGAAGAAAATAAGGTAAGAAGATTGGGAAATGGGGATATAACGTTACAGCCCGAGGGGTACTTGGTAATAGACGAGACTATTGATGACATAAATTCCTCAAGAGCTTATGATACCTTAAACACATTACGGGAAAATGCAGGTACACACCCATTCTATTCTAAACTAGACTCCTTATACAAGTCCCAAAGAATAACACAGGACAAAATTGATTTAATGAAGATTAAACCTCCATGGACTAAGAATGATATTGAAGAATTCGTTAATACCTTTTTGATTGAAAAAGTAAACGATGAACAAAGGAGTTTTATACTAAATTGGGATAAGAGTTTAGTAACTCTCCAAGGACCTCCAGGAACAGGAAAAACATCGTGGGCCGTATCACCTGCCATTCTGAGCAGGGTGTATTCGTCTTTAAAACAGGGGCATGATATTTTAGTTTTGGTAACAGGAATTTCCCACCGGGCAGTTAATGAGGCACTAACTAGTTTCCTAAGGCTATTTAGCTCCCTGAAAGGGGAGTTTGAAGGTAAGAACATTAACATATATCGGCTTGTAAACAGCTCCGAGCAAAGAGACAAAATACAAAAGGATGTTAAAAATGAAAAAAACAAACTTCCAGAAGAATTGCTTAGTAAAGTCAAATTCCTTAACTACAATAAAGACTCAATCCCCTTTAGCTCCCCCAAGAAGGGCAATAAGTCTTTAACAGAACTTATACAGCAGCCACAAGCATTTATAATATTTGGAACTACCGGTGCAATCTCAGGGCTATCTAATAAGAAACTCCCCAATAGAGATAAAATCAACATAGCCGCAGATTTAATTGTAATTGATGAGGCAAGTATGATGGATTTGCCCATGTTTCTCTTAGCAACTTCATTTCTCAAAGAAAATGGACAAGTCTTACTAGTTGGTGATCATAGACAAATGCAGCCTATTCAGCAACATGACTGGGAACATGAAGATCGTGAAACAATTGAACAGCATACACCATTCCTGTCTGCTATCAATTTCATAAGATTTTTACGTGGAGAACTCTCAGAATCGGAAAGAGAAGATTTCAAGAGAGTTCTTTATAGGAACCCTCCTTTGTGGAAAGATAACAACCTGAAAAAAGATATTCTACCGTTCCATAGACTCAATGAGACATACCGATTGCCTCAGATTGTCGCTGATATGCTCACAGATTTGTTCTATATACATGACAATATTAAACTTAAGAGCAAGAAACACGAAATAGAAAAACTAAAAGAGAAATCGGAGAAATTCAAAGAAGGACTATTAAAACACATTGAGAGATTAAGGGATAATCATGATACAATTCCCATAGCAAGCATAATCGATCCCGAATATCCTGTAACCTTAGTACTTCACGATGAGAACAGATCAACTAAAGTCAACGAAGTTGAAAAAATTATCATTAGTGAAATTGTCAAAAAGCTTCCAAAAGAATACACATCTGAGGATAAGTTAGGAATTGTTGTGCCATTCAAGGCGCAGAGAGCTCAGATTAAAAGCCTTCTTAGAGAGCTTGGGTTAGAGCACGTTCAAGTTGATACCGTGGAAAGATTCCAAGGAGGAGAAAAGGACATTATAATTATCTCCCTCACGGCAAGTGACCCCTCATATATAAGTGCAGTTTTAGAGTTTCTATTTAACCCCAATAGGCTCAATGTTGCTATGAGTAGAATGAAAGAGAAACTCATACTGATTGGATCCCAGGAAGTGTTTAATGCAACAACTAAAGATATCCAGAAATTTGAAGAACTAATAGAACCCTGGAGAACCCTATTCAGAAAGATACGGGCGTATGGAGAAAAATTATGGAGTGGAACTCTGGAGGAATTTGTTGGAGAGTTAGATACCAGTGCGGATATATATCAAAGAATACTCAATAAATACAAGGCTATTAACATGGAAGTCTTTGGAATAAACGAATGGCCTAAGAGTCCATGA
- a CDS encoding multidrug transporter, which produces MIWAIVEYYYNALMKSKASMLSFAIQPISFIFIVYVISGGKFLDSALSGAVVSFVVGVGIADLSIELVGMKVRSKFYDIFMALPGRGIEKTLGISIGISLPAFPYIAVLTTILIINGGFQRLFGVVLALSALWLWSISLGTYLGTKIKEPLTVMRISTILTTLLTVFPPVYYPLDIVPYQLRKLLLLIPTVSASSVMSGNVTEIAIISLASWLAVGFLVLLIAEWKE; this is translated from the coding sequence ATGATTTGGGCTATAGTTGAGTACTACTACAACGCACTGATGAAGAGCAAAGCCTCGATGCTCAGCTTCGCAATACAGCCAATATCATTTATTTTTATAGTCTATGTAATCAGCGGTGGGAAGTTCCTTGATTCTGCTTTATCTGGTGCGGTAGTTAGTTTTGTCGTTGGTGTGGGTATAGCTGACCTCTCGATAGAGCTCGTAGGTATGAAAGTTCGTTCAAAGTTCTACGACATTTTTATGGCCCTCCCCGGAAGAGGAATCGAAAAAACTCTGGGCATCTCAATTGGTATAAGTCTTCCTGCGTTCCCTTATATTGCAGTTTTAACAACTATCCTTATCATTAACGGTGGTTTTCAGCGTTTATTTGGTGTAGTCCTTGCTTTGAGTGCCCTCTGGCTCTGGAGCATTTCACTTGGGACATACCTTGGAACCAAGATAAAGGAACCTCTCACTGTCATGAGAATCTCCACCATCCTGACAACTCTCTTAACGGTTTTTCCACCCGTTTACTACCCCCTAGACATTGTCCCATATCAGCTAAGAAAACTCCTGCTCCTGATTCCAACTGTTAGTGCTTCAAGCGTCATGAGCGGTAATGTAACTGAAATTGCAATCATCTCCTTGGCGTCTTGGCTGGCAGTGGGCTTTTTGGTTCTCTTAATCGCTGAGTGGAAGGAGTAA
- a CDS encoding S9 family peptidase, protein MAKGLSIKDLEKFKLVGNLDAFRRKVVFQVTEISVEKDDYFSRLYLYDGRRVKPFTSGKKDSNPRFSPDGKLIAFTSKRDKESKESELYVIPTDGGEARLLAKFKYGIKNLRFTEDGKSVAVITPIDIEKKPKDDVHIIKELPFWFNGVGWVYGKRSVVYLVDVETGRKKRVTPKNLDVSGVRFHDGKLYFIAQEDRERKPMVSDLYVLEGRKAKRLTPGKWSVSDFIPLDDGTFILKANTRERGIPTNTHIYHYNPETGELRKLTAKLDRSAYNSLNSDVRGSQRAELVFRDGWVYYVATDGPRANLFRVNLEGKIERVIGGDRSVESFAIGDYIAFTAQDAVTPLELYVLRDGNEKKITDFNGWIKDYRLSRPEHFKVEASDGVEIDAWIMKPVDFEPGKKYPAVLEIHGGPKTAYGYAFMHEFHVLTAKGFVVIFSNPRGSDGYGEEFADIRGHYGERDYQDLMEVVDEALKRFEFIDGERLGLTGGSYGGFMTNWIVGHTNRFKAAVTQRSISNWVSFFGTTDIGYYFAPDQIGGDPWSNTEGYWKKSPLKYAPNVETPLLIIHSMEDYRCWLPEALQFYTALKYLGKTVELALFPGENHDLSRSGKPKHRVKRLELIAGWMERWLKAPQTF, encoded by the coding sequence ATGGCCAAAGGGCTGAGTATTAAAGACCTCGAAAAATTCAAGCTCGTTGGAAACCTCGACGCCTTCAGGCGGAAGGTCGTTTTCCAGGTTACCGAGATAAGCGTCGAGAAGGACGATTACTTCTCAAGGCTCTACCTCTACGACGGCAGAAGAGTTAAGCCCTTCACCTCCGGAAAGAAGGACTCAAACCCGCGCTTCTCCCCGGACGGGAAGCTGATAGCCTTCACCTCCAAGCGTGATAAGGAGAGCAAAGAGTCCGAGCTCTACGTTATTCCAACCGACGGCGGTGAGGCGAGACTCTTAGCGAAGTTCAAGTACGGGATTAAAAACCTTCGCTTCACCGAGGACGGCAAGAGTGTAGCAGTTATAACGCCGATAGACATCGAGAAGAAGCCCAAGGACGACGTGCACATCATCAAGGAGCTCCCCTTCTGGTTCAACGGTGTCGGCTGGGTCTACGGGAAGAGGAGCGTCGTCTATCTGGTGGACGTTGAAACCGGCAGGAAAAAGCGTGTAACGCCTAAGAACCTCGACGTCTCGGGGGTCCGCTTCCACGACGGGAAGCTCTACTTTATAGCTCAAGAAGACCGCGAGCGGAAGCCGATGGTGAGCGATCTCTACGTCCTTGAAGGCAGGAAGGCCAAGCGTTTGACTCCCGGAAAGTGGAGCGTGAGCGACTTCATTCCGCTCGACGACGGGACTTTCATTCTAAAGGCCAACACGAGGGAGAGGGGCATTCCTACGAACACTCACATCTACCACTACAACCCCGAGACGGGCGAGCTGAGGAAGCTCACAGCTAAGCTTGACCGCTCAGCCTACAACTCCCTCAACAGCGACGTCCGCGGAAGTCAGAGGGCCGAGCTGGTTTTCAGGGACGGCTGGGTCTACTACGTCGCGACCGACGGTCCAAGGGCGAACCTCTTCAGGGTAAACCTTGAGGGGAAGATAGAGCGCGTCATCGGAGGAGATAGAAGCGTTGAGAGTTTCGCAATCGGTGACTACATAGCCTTCACCGCCCAGGACGCGGTCACTCCACTGGAGCTTTACGTCCTCCGCGACGGCAATGAGAAGAAAATCACGGACTTCAACGGCTGGATTAAGGATTACAGGCTCTCCAGGCCGGAGCACTTCAAGGTCGAGGCCAGCGACGGCGTTGAAATAGACGCCTGGATTATGAAGCCCGTTGACTTCGAGCCTGGAAAGAAATATCCAGCGGTTCTCGAAATCCACGGCGGGCCGAAGACGGCCTACGGCTACGCCTTCATGCACGAGTTTCACGTTTTGACGGCCAAGGGCTTCGTGGTAATATTCTCCAACCCGCGCGGTAGCGACGGCTACGGTGAGGAGTTCGCCGATATAAGGGGTCACTATGGGGAGAGGGATTATCAGGACCTCATGGAGGTCGTTGATGAAGCATTGAAGCGCTTCGAGTTCATCGACGGGGAGAGACTCGGCCTCACCGGCGGTTCCTACGGCGGCTTCATGACCAACTGGATAGTCGGCCACACGAACAGGTTCAAGGCGGCCGTTACCCAGCGCTCAATCTCCAACTGGGTGAGCTTCTTTGGCACGACGGACATAGGCTACTACTTCGCTCCCGACCAGATAGGCGGCGACCCGTGGAGCAACACCGAGGGCTACTGGAAGAAAAGCCCGCTTAAGTACGCGCCGAACGTTGAAACGCCACTCCTGATAATCCATTCGATGGAGGACTACCGTTGCTGGCTTCCGGAGGCCCTTCAGTTCTACACGGCACTCAAATACCTCGGCAAGACCGTTGAGCTGGCGCTCTTTCCGGGTGAAAACCACGACCTCAGCAGGAGCGGAAAGCCGAAGCACAGGGTTAAGAGGCTTGAGCTGATAGCAGGGTGGATGGAGAGGTGGCTGAAAGCACCACAAACTTTTTAA
- a CDS encoding molybdopterin-guanine dinucleotide biosynthesis protein MobA, with protein sequence MLGVILAFPEKRWENYTLPMNGEPIVRLTERRLLTAKRIHEVNTIVRKDKLKTYSLHVSKPIPVTARGKMEALLKALPDEPFFLVEGNMPLVMPFLVNYLVGLFYENEPEALIPVWNDGSAEVFHAVYEPDALRDAIESALAEGYKSFSRIAEFLDYEPVSIEELAKKNPKVTLSFFRVRSSMDVAFAEKTIEELRARGEPF encoded by the coding sequence ATGCTCGGCGTTATACTTGCGTTTCCGGAGAAGAGGTGGGAAAACTACACCCTGCCCATGAACGGAGAACCCATCGTCAGGCTCACGGAGAGGAGGCTCTTAACCGCCAAAAGAATCCACGAGGTCAACACAATCGTCAGAAAGGACAAGCTGAAGACTTACTCTCTCCACGTTTCCAAGCCCATTCCAGTAACGGCAAGGGGCAAGATGGAGGCGCTCCTCAAAGCCCTCCCCGACGAACCCTTCTTCCTGGTCGAGGGCAACATGCCGCTGGTAATGCCGTTCCTCGTGAACTACCTTGTGGGTCTCTTTTACGAGAACGAGCCTGAGGCGCTAATCCCCGTCTGGAACGACGGAAGCGCCGAGGTATTTCACGCGGTTTATGAGCCGGACGCGCTGAGGGATGCGATAGAATCGGCCCTCGCGGAGGGTTACAAGAGCTTTTCAAGGATTGCCGAGTTCCTTGACTACGAACCTGTCTCGATAGAGGAGCTCGCGAAGAAGAACCCGAAGGTCACGCTGAGCTTCTTCCGCGTCAGGAGCTCCATGGACGTTGCCTTTGCAGAAAAAACAATTGAAGAGCTCAGAGCCAGGGGAGAGCCATTCTAA
- a CDS encoding ABC transporter ATP-binding protein: MNVIEVKDLTKTYGAIKALDAITFSIPDGVILGVIGPNGAGKTTLIRILSCLLSYDSGTVRLFGMEVKRCGNKIKRKIAILPQEVRAHFYTLTPFEYVYHYLRMRGLSRNEAKNRANRAMEKFGIEYHNRIMSTLSGGMVRKTLLAMVLSANAELYFLDEPTVGLDVESRLKLWEVLRERAEDSTIILTSHYLNEISTVSDLVLLLKNKVLAFGPPEEIAKRYLSDFVSKLVVFGDFGGEFISKKAGRNTILYFRSKAEEREAITLLEELGIPFRREELTIEDVFLVGELE, from the coding sequence ATGAACGTTATCGAAGTCAAAGACCTTACAAAGACTTATGGAGCAATTAAAGCCCTTGACGCAATAACCTTCTCGATTCCTGATGGAGTCATTTTAGGGGTTATTGGACCAAATGGAGCAGGAAAAACAACACTTATCAGGATTTTGAGTTGTCTGCTGAGTTATGACAGTGGGACAGTTAGGCTCTTTGGTATGGAAGTAAAAAGGTGTGGAAATAAGATAAAGAGGAAAATTGCAATTCTTCCCCAAGAGGTGAGGGCCCACTTCTACACGCTGACACCCTTTGAGTATGTTTATCATTATCTCAGAATGCGTGGTCTGTCAAGGAATGAAGCCAAGAATCGTGCAAATCGTGCTATGGAGAAGTTTGGAATCGAGTATCATAATAGAATAATGTCAACGCTCTCTGGAGGAATGGTTAGGAAAACGTTGCTTGCAATGGTTTTATCAGCCAATGCAGAACTTTACTTCCTCGATGAACCCACTGTTGGCCTTGACGTTGAGAGTAGGTTAAAGCTATGGGAAGTGCTAAGGGAAAGAGCTGAGGATTCAACGATAATCCTAACAAGCCATTACCTTAATGAGATATCAACGGTATCTGATTTAGTACTTCTCCTTAAGAATAAAGTTCTCGCCTTTGGCCCGCCTGAGGAGATAGCAAAACGCTACCTATCAGATTTTGTCTCAAAGCTGGTCGTCTTTGGGGACTTTGGTGGAGAATTTATTTCCAAAAAGGCTGGTAGGAACACTATCCTTTACTTTCGATCAAAGGCCGAGGAAAGGGAGGCAATAACACTCCTGGAAGAACTTGGGATCCCATTCAGGAGAGAGGAGCTTACAATTGAGGACGTCTTTCTGGTGGGGGAGCTGGAATGA